A window from Gossypium raimondii isolate GPD5lz chromosome 7, ASM2569854v1, whole genome shotgun sequence encodes these proteins:
- the LOC105795235 gene encoding transcription factor MYB61: MGRHSCCYKQKLRKGLWSPEEDEKLLRHITKYGHGCWSSVPKQAGLQRCGKSCRLRWINYLRPDLKRGTFSQEEENLIIELHAVLGNRWSQIAAQLPGRTDNEIKNLWNSCLKKKLRQRGIDPVTHKPLSEVENGGEDSKSQPTNSLDMATSGASTELNLNTDNPKAGPPSVTAHHFQLEMEGSPCSNKINSSNNSSKDLFMDSQPSDLVGHFPIQQLNYASNARLSSTTSNPTLWFTQTSKPFDINSEFPSTSMSALLPPLTSSFLSAPMGFKPSDTPSIPSFTHINGSRYWETAASANNSNSSSSTELQSNNSFFENNSYSWGLTDCSTSEKEAPNPIHLMETQADEIKWPEYLNNPLLMAAALQNQTPQSFCNIEIKSETDFFTNTSSNTVWSLNQQQQQQQQQQAALQNSDMCAKDIQRLTAAYGHI; this comes from the exons ATGGGGAGGCACTCTTGCTGTTACAAGCAGAAGCTAAGGAAAGGTCTTTGGTCACCTGAAGAAGATGAGAAGCTCTTGAGGCATATTACAAAGTACGGTCATGGTTGCTGGAGTTCTGTACCTAAACAAGctg GTCTGCAGAGGTGTGGAAAGAGTTGCAGACTAAGGTGGATTAATTACTTGAGGCCTGATTTAAAGAGAGGCACATTCTCTCAAGAAGAAGAGAATCTCATAATTGAACTTCATGCAGTTTTGGGGAATAG GTGGTCCCAAATCGCTGCACAATTGCCAGGAAGAACCGACAATGAAATTAAGAACCTATGGAACTCTTGCTTAAAGAAGAAGCTTAGGCAGAGAGGCATTGACCCTGTCACCCACAAACCCCTCTCAGAGGTTGAAAATGGTGGTGAAGACAGCAAGAGTCAACCCACAAATAGCCTGGATATGGCAACTTCTGGTGCATCTACTGAACTGAACCTCAACACCGACAATCCTAAAGCAGGACCACCGTCGGTCACTGCACACCATTTCCAATTGGAAATGGAAGGCTCCCCTTGCTCCAACAAAATCAACAGCAGCAATAACAGTAGCAAAGACTTGTTCATGGACAGCCAGCCATCTGATTTGGTGGGGCATTTTCCAATTCAGCAATTGAATTATGCATCCAATGCTAGGCTCTCCTCCACAACCTCAAACCCCACTCTCTGGTTCACCCAAACCAGTAAACCTTTCGATATCAATTCTGAATTCCCTTCAACTTCCATGTCTGCCCTTCTCCCACCATTGACCTCTTCTTTTCTCTCTGCTCCTATGGGGTTCAAGCCCTCTGATACCCCTTCAATCCCCTCCTTCACACATATCAATGGGTCCCGATATTGGGAAACGGCTGCCTCCGCTAATAACAGTAACAGCAGCAGCAGCACTGAGCTACAAAGCAACAATTCCTTCTTTGAGAACAACAGTTACTCATGGGGATTGACCGACTGTAGTACATCAGAGAAAGAGGCTCCAAATCCAATCCATTTAATGGAAACCCAAGCAGATGAAATTAAGTGGCCAGAGTATCTCAATAACCCATTGTTAATGGCGGCTGCTTTGCAAAATCAAACCCCACAGTCCTTCTGCAATATCGAGATAAAATCAGAAACAGATTTCTTCACTAATACTTCATCAAACACCGTGTGGTCTCTTAAccaacagcagcagcagcagcagcaacaacaaGCAGCTTTACAAAATTCCGATATGTGTGCGAAGGACATCCAAAGACTTACAGCAGCTTATGGACATATTTAG